From Paenibacillus graminis:
CGCCGCCTACCAGCACCAGCGAGCCGGGTACAATTCCTCCCCCAAGCACACGGTTAAGCTCACCAATGCCTGTCAGGATACGCGGCTCCTTATCACTTTCTATATTTATGATCGATTGCGCCTTTTCTTTACTCTGAAAAATCGGTGCATTCATACCTTGTGTTTTAACTACGCTTTCCGTCTCTTCCACCATGGAATTCCATGCCTGGCAGCCGGGACATTTACCGAACCACTTCGGCGATTCGTAGCCGCATTCGGTGCAGAAAAATTTCGTTTTTGGTTTAGCCATGTGTGCTCCTATCAGTCCGAACTTACTAAAATTGCGGATAATTTACTCATACTCAAAGTTTACCATTTCTGCACACTGAACGGAAGGTCACTTACGATCTACTTTTACAATCTTCCTCATTAACGTGCCTGAAATACCGCTCAATTAAACATCGGTATATAACGAGAATTATATTATATTCAAAAAAGCTCCCGCTCCTCTATACGGAGGAGCGGGAGCTTTGTTTCAAGTATGCAGTTGTTATTCGGTTCCAACCTCTTTTTCCGGAGTGACTGCCACCGGCGCTTCCACTGTGGTTACCACAAGCTCACCGCTTACTTCATCAATTTTGAGGGAATCCCCCTTTTTGATGTTGCCTTTCAGCAGCTCTTCGGAAAGACGGTCTTCGATATGCTTTTGAATGGCCCGGCGCAGTGGACGGGCACCGAATGCCGGATCATAGCCTTCTTTGGCCAGGAAGGCTTTGGCACCATCCGTCAGCACAAAGTCCACATCATATTCACGCAGCCGCTTGCGCAGTTCCTCGGACATGAGGGTGACAATTTCGGCAATATGCTTTTCATCCAGAGAGTGGAAGACGATGATTTCGTCGATACGGTTCAGGAACTCAGGACGGAAGCTCTTCTTGAGCTCTTCCATAACTTTGCCCTTCATGTTGCTGTAATCCGCACCAGCATCCTGTACAGCTGTGAATCCCAGCGTCGAATTCTTCTTGATCGCCTGTGCCCCAACGTTGGAGGTCAGAATAATCAGAGTGTTGCGGAAGTCGACTACACGGCCTTTGGAATCGGTCAAACGGCCGTCTTCCAGCACCTGCAGCAGGATATTGAATACCTCCGGATGTGCCTTCTCAATTTCGTCCAGGAGCACAACAGAATATGGCTTCCGGCGAACCTTCTCGGTCAATTGTCCGCCTTCTTCATAACCGACATACCCTGGAGGGGCACCGACCAGACGGGAAGTGGAATGCTTCTCCATATACTCGGACATATCGATACGGACAACCGCATTTTCATCACCGAACATAGCTTCGGCCAGCGCTCGGGCCAGCTCGGTTTTACCAACCCCGGTTGGTCCGAGGAAGATGAAGGAACCCATTGGACGTTTAGGGTCTTTAAGACCTGCACGCGCACGGCGCAGTGCCCGGCTGACAGCCTTCACGGCTTCGTCCTGACCAATGACACGTTCATGGAGCAGGGCCTCCATATTCAGGAGCCGGTCTGTTTCTTCTTCCTTCAGCTTGCTGACAGGAATACCTGTCCAGCTGGCAACCACTTGAGCAATATCCTCTGGCGTTACTTGGGAATCGGTACGTCCCTGTTTTTCTTTCCATTGGTTTTTGGTAGTATCCAGTTCCTCACGGATTTTCTGCTCGGTATCGCGCAGTGCAGCTGCTTTCTCGAACTCTTGGCTCTGCACAGCGGAATCCTTTTCCTTGCGGATATCGTCCAGACGCATTTCCAGTTCCTTCAGATTTGGCGGGATGGTGTAAGAGTTGAGTCTTACCTTGGAACCAGCTTCATCAATCAGGTCAATCGCCTTGTCCGGCAGAAAGCGGTCAGGAATGTAACGGTCGGAGAGCTTTACTGCCTCTACGATGGCTTCATCTGTGATCTTCACCCGGTGATGGGCTTCATAGCGGTCACGAAGACCGTAGAGAATTTGTACAGCTTCTTCCGGAGAAGGCTGATCCACCGTGATGGGCTGGAACCGGCGCTCGAGCGCTGCGTCCTTCTCAATGTATTTGCGGTATTCATCCAACGTGGTAGCACCAATGCATTGCAGCTCTCCACGGGCGAGTGCAGGCTTCAGAATGTTGGAGGCGTCAATGGCACCTTCCGCACCGCCTGCGCCGATCAGGGTGTGCAGCTCATCAATGAAGAGCACAATGTTCCCCGCCTGGCGAATCTCATCCATAATTTTTTTGAGGCGGTCTTCGAACTCGCCGCGGTATTTCGTACCGGCGACCACAGAACCCATATCAAGGGTCATTACGCGTTTGTCACGCAGAGTTTCCGGAATTTCGTTGTTAATAATCTTCTGTGCCAAACCTTCGGCGATGGCTGTTTTACCAACCCCAGGTTCACCAATCAGCACCGGATTGTTCTTGGTCCGGCGGCTGAGCACTTGAATTACACGCTCAATCTCCTTGCTGCGGCCAATGACCGGATCAAGGTTGCCGTCTTTGGCGTAAGCGGTCAAGTCACGGGCCAGACCATCCAGCGTAGGGGTGCTGACATTGGCGGGAGCACCGCTGTGGCTTGAAGTAGCTTCGCTGCTGCCCAGAAGCTGAAGAACCTGCTGGCGGGCTTTATTCAGGCTGATGCCGAGGTTATTGAGCACGCGGGCGGCTACACCCTCGCCTTCACGGATCAGTCCGAGCAGAATATGCTCTGTTCCTACATAAGTGTGGCCCAGCTTACGGGCTTCATCCATTGACAGTTCGATAACCTTTTT
This genomic window contains:
- the clpC gene encoding ATP-dependent protease ATP-binding subunit ClpC, with the protein product MMFGRFTERAQKVLALAQEEAVRLGHNNIGTEHILLGLIREGDGIAAKALIGLGLGLEKIQDEVETLIGRGQEQPTNIAYTPRAKKVIELSMDEARKLGHTYVGTEHILLGLIREGEGVAARVLNNLGISLNKARQQVLQLLGSSEATSSHSGAPANVSTPTLDGLARDLTAYAKDGNLDPVIGRSKEIERVIQVLSRRTKNNPVLIGEPGVGKTAIAEGLAQKIINNEIPETLRDKRVMTLDMGSVVAGTKYRGEFEDRLKKIMDEIRQAGNIVLFIDELHTLIGAGGAEGAIDASNILKPALARGELQCIGATTLDEYRKYIEKDAALERRFQPITVDQPSPEEAVQILYGLRDRYEAHHRVKITDEAIVEAVKLSDRYIPDRFLPDKAIDLIDEAGSKVRLNSYTIPPNLKELEMRLDDIRKEKDSAVQSQEFEKAAALRDTEQKIREELDTTKNQWKEKQGRTDSQVTPEDIAQVVASWTGIPVSKLKEEETDRLLNMEALLHERVIGQDEAVKAVSRALRRARAGLKDPKRPMGSFIFLGPTGVGKTELARALAEAMFGDENAVVRIDMSEYMEKHSTSRLVGAPPGYVGYEEGGQLTEKVRRKPYSVVLLDEIEKAHPEVFNILLQVLEDGRLTDSKGRVVDFRNTLIILTSNVGAQAIKKNSTLGFTAVQDAGADYSNMKGKVMEELKKSFRPEFLNRIDEIIVFHSLDEKHIAEIVTLMSEELRKRLREYDVDFVLTDGAKAFLAKEGYDPAFGARPLRRAIQKHIEDRLSEELLKGNIKKGDSLKIDEVSGELVVTTVEAPVAVTPEKEVGTE